A genomic stretch from Telopea speciosissima isolate NSW1024214 ecotype Mountain lineage chromosome 7, Tspe_v1, whole genome shotgun sequence includes:
- the LOC122668389 gene encoding uncharacterized protein LOC122668389: MACQEIHSWTFCGLVGAFLDLWLSYLLLCGSAFAFFTSNFLGIFGWYLPCLCNGLFGVPHGGICLQRFLIDYPTQKISSVQMSVMSNFPFDSIFMNDQECQLSVRLLGDTDHSDGPQEIEGEASCSSISYAKRRSQNFVVRDPSSKREQVGLLISSAVRDGRADVKGKGVVNQRPRSGLRCRRRAVFVRSKFASVSSSDPPRLIKREVSHSPYCMSEFGHEISEEGSVPMNSARFALQDFWGHTGGRLAEGSLHGFELNRSFGESKVMETDASSARELVCNVRDGLGFDGNEKNVIRVLEQAIDEEQAGRAALYLELEKERSAAATAADEAMAMIMRLQEEKASIAMEARQYQRMIEEKSAYDAEEMGILKEILVRREREKHFLEKEVETYRQLILFNNESLEGDGNDMVEISAPRSTFSLDSSEDPESMLQRISESIDKREIEKNLKTSSNYEAQNFEGPISAYAFVKELPSSDWDRDANLLKQVDFQRKVSSDKSHPRVPGSRGDGNQEVQEKGMVSMDEERSVLQRGGQISERESRLYKLNSPPKHGLLGKTIISIDKEHGQKSNARQCQGLEMKADSNPCGTEMIFPCDGEEFEKCGKNQDRRGSDQQFSKVETESSLYNVHVIDDRSKLCKEEAREESRAQLTDTASDRFRIHGLPSDPSGVSRIDAATDQPNASRAATEKDIHRSCSGFTAGLPPISNIHGNSFPFGLRRNSMSAVDNERLKLETEVGWLRERLRTVQEGREKLSFSVEHREREKIQLQLLEDITKQLQEIQ, translated from the exons ATGGCTTGCCAGGAGATTCATTCATGGACGTTCTGTGGGCTCGTCGGGGCTTTTCTGGATCTTTGGTTGTCGTATCTCCTGCTTTGTGGATCGGCTTTTGCCTTCTTTACTTcaaattttttgggtattttcggTTGGTACTTGCCGTGTCTCTGCAACGGACTTTTTGGTGTTCCTCATGGAGGTATTTGTTTGCAGAGGTTTCTTATTGACTACCCAACTCAGAAGATCTCATCTGTTCAAATGTCTGTGATGAGCAACTTCCCTTTCGATTCCATCTTCATGAATGACCAAGAATGTCAATTGAGTGTTAGATTATTGGGAGATACTGACCACAGTGATGGACCTCAGGAGATTGAGGGAGAAGCCTCTTGCAGCTCCATCTCCTATGCCAAGAGAAGATCTCAAAACTTTGTTGTCAGAGACCCATCTTCCAAGAGGGAACAGGTTGGCTTATTGATAAGTTCTGCTGTACGTGATGGCCGCGCTGATGTTAAGGGAAAGGGAGTTGTGAATCAGAGGCCAAGGTCTGGTTTACGTTGCCGGCGCAGAGCTGTTTTTGTACGTAGTAAATTCGCGTCTGTCTCATCCTCTGACCCTCCTCGGCTTATCAAGCGAGAGGTCTCTCATTCCCCTTACTGCATGAGCGAATTTGGTCATGAAATTTCCGAAGAAGGCTCAGTGCCTATGAATTCTGCAAGGTTTGCTCTCCAAG ACTTT TGGGGTCACACTGGTGGTCGACTGGCTGAAGGAAGCCTACATGGCTTTGAACTGAATAGATCATTTGGTGAAAGTAAGGTCATGGAGACAGATGCATCATCTGCTAGAGAATTAGTATGCAACGTTCGAGATGGACTGGGGTTTGATGGGAATGAGAAAAATGTTATTAGAGTCTTGGAACAAGCAATTGACGAAGAGCAAGCTGGTCGTGCTGCTCTGTACCTTGAGCTAGAGAAGGAAAGAAGTGCTGCTGCAACTGCTGCTGATGAAGCCATGGCCATGATAATGCGTCTGCAAGAGGAGAAAGCATCAATAGCGATGGAAGCAAGGCAGTATCAGAGGATGATTGAAGAGAAATCTGCTTATGATGCAGAGGAAATGGGCATTCTCAAAGAGATTCTtgtgaggagagagagggagaagcaCTTTCTGGAGAAGGAAGTGGAAACTTACAGGCAGCTAATACTTTTTAACAATGAGAGCTTGGAAGGTGATGGAAATGATATGGTGGAAATATCAGCACCAAGGTCTACTTTTTCATTGGACTCAAGTGAGGATCCGGAATCGATGCTGCAGCGGATTAGTGAATCTATAGacaaaagagaaatagagaaaaatttaaaaacatcATCCAATTATGAGGCACAGAATTTTGAGGGACCAATTTCTGCTTATGCTTTTGTGAAAGAGCTACCATCTTCAGACTGGGATAGGGATGCCAACCTCCTTAAACAAGTGGATTTTCAGAGGAAAGTAAGTTCTGACAAAAGTCATCCACGTGTGCCAGGGTCCCGTGGTGATGGTAACCAAGAGGTTCAGGAGAAGGGAATGGTATCCATGGATGAGGAAAGATCTGTTCTTCAAAGAGGAGGGCAGATATCAGAGAGAGAGTCCAGGTTATATAAGTTAAACAGCCCTCCTAAGCATGGCTTGCTTGGGAAAACTATTATTTCAATCGATAAAGAACACGGTCAAAAGAGTAATGCTAGGCAATGTCAAGGACTTGAAATGAAGGCTGACTCAAATCCTTGTGGAACTGAAATGATTTTTCCATGTGATGGTGAAGAGTTTGAGAAGTGTGGGAAAAATCAAGATCGACGAGGAAGTGATCAACAATTTTCTAAGGTTGAGACTGAATCAAGTCTTTACAATGTTCATGTAATTGACGATAGATCTAAGTTGTGTAAAGAGGAAGCTAGAGAAGAAAGTCGAGCACAGTTGACAGACACAGCTTCAGACAGGTTTAGGATACATGGTCTTCCATCTGACCCCTCTGGTGTCAGTAGGATTGATGCTGCAACTGATCAACCAAATGCAAGCAGGGCAGCAACTGAGAAGGATATTCATAGAAGCTGCTCTGGCTTTACTGCCGGGTTGCCACCAATCAGTAACATACATGGGAATTCTTTTCCCTTTGGCTTGCGGAGGAATTCCATGTCTGCAGTTGATAATGAAAGACTGAAACTTGAAACTGAAGTTGGGTGGCTAAGAGAAAGGTTGAGGACTGTgcaggagggaagagagaagctGAGTTTTTCTGTGGAGCACAGGGAAAGGGAGAAAATACAGTTGCAACTCTTGGAGGATATAACAAAACAACTTCAAGAGATTCAGTAG